In Sphaeramia orbicularis chromosome 14, fSphaOr1.1, whole genome shotgun sequence, the following are encoded in one genomic region:
- the LOC115432488 gene encoding solute carrier family 22 member 5-like — translation MNYYDESTAFLGHWGLFQQVVFFLLCASAIPNGSGVVSFVFVADIPRHHCRIPEVNLTTEWFNAIIPTQVVDGEEELSRCSRYRLDVVRNLSAQGYVPGRDVNLTDLEQESCVDGWIYSTDIYQSTIVSEFDLVCSDQWKQPFTSTLYFIGVLIGSFFSGQISDRFGRKPVFFATLVIQTTMTFFQVFSPSWTVYTILILFSGLGQISNYVAAFVLGTEILSGNVRLVFSTLGMSAAYVAGHLMLPLFAYFLRDWKSLLLAISLPCLVYIPLWWLIPESPRWLLSQGRVEEAEAIVRKAAHQNKLEAPQVVFKNYSVDNDKIQKEKHHTVLDLFQNINITITSLILWLSWATAGAGYNGLSLNTSKLAADPYISCFISGAVELPAYVYTFLVFKYFSRRLPTSGALGMGGVALCLIQVIPKSLPQLAIALEMLGKFAFSVCFSMVYAYTAELYPTVLRTTATGTCSTFSRLGSALAPFLFHLSIYSKYLPYIVLGSLAVVSAIVIQFLPESFGRSLPETIEQMHKWERMKCPCITKKEKPSAVVLETKL, via the exons ATGAATTATTATGATGAATCCACAGCCTTTTTGGGTCACTGGGGTCTTTTCCAGCAGGTTGTGTTCTTTCTACTATGTGCCAGTGCTATACCCAATGGATCAGGAGTTGTGTCCTTTGTGTTTGTGGCGGACATTCCCAGACACCACTGCCGGATTCCTGAAGTCAATTTAACCACAGAATGGTTTAATGCGATAATCCCAACACAG GTGGTGGATGGAGAAGAGGAGCTGAGCAGATGCAGCAGATACAGGCTGGATGTGGTCAGAAACCTGTCTGCTCAGGGATACGTTCCTGGCAGAGACGTCAACCTCACTGATCTGGAGCAGGAGAgctgtgtggatggatggatctacAGCACAGACATCTACCAGTCCACCATAGTCTCTGAG TTTGATCTGGTGTGCAGTGACCAGTGGAAGCAGCCGTTTACTTCCACACTTTACTTCATTGGAGTTCTCATTGGATCCTTCTTCAGTGGACAGATCTCAGACAG aTTTGGAAGGAAGCCAGTTTTTTTTGCAACCTTGGTTATCCAGACAACTATGACTTTTTTTCAAGTCTTCTCCCCTTCATGGACAGTGTACACCATCCTCATATTGTTCAGCGGTTTGGGACAGATTTCCAACTACGTGGCTGCTTTTGTACTAG GAACTGAAATCTTGAGTGGAAATGTCCGGCTTGTGTTCTCCACGCTGGGCATGTCTGCTGCTTATGTAGCTGGCCACTTGATGCTTCCACTCTTTGCTTATTTTTTAAGGGATTGGAAATCTCTTCTGTTGGCAATCTCACTGCCCTGTCTGGTCTACATCCCCCTCTGGTG GTTGATCCCAGAGTCTCCTCGATGGCTGCTTTCTCAGGGGAGAGTGGAGGAAGCTGAGGCCATAGTGAGGAAGGCTGCTCACCAGAACAAACTGGAGGCTCCACAGGTTGTCTTTAAGAATTACAgt GTTGATAATGACAAGATACAAAAAGAGAAACACCACACTGTATTGGATCTATTTCaaaacataaatatcacaatTACATCGCTCATTCTCTGGCTGTCTTG GGCCACTGCAGGTGCTGGCTATAACGGTCTGTCCCTGAACACATCAAAACTTGCTGCTGACCCATATATCAGCTGTTTCATCTCAGGTGCTGTAGAGCTACCAGCATACGTCTATACCTTTCTTGTTTTTAAGTATTTCTCGCGGCGACTGCCTACCAGTGGTGCACTGGGCATGGGGGGAGTGGCACTGTGCTTGATTCAGGTGATCCCAAAAT CTTTACCACAGTTGGCTATTGCACTGGAGATGCTGGGTAAATTTgccttttcagtctgtttttccaTGGTGTATGCCTACACAGCAGAGCTTTACCCAACTGTGCTCAGAACCACAGCAACAGGAACATGCTCTACCTTTTCCAGACTGGGAAGTGCCCTTGCACCTTTTTTGTTCCATCTGA GTATCTACTCTAAGTACCTGCCTTATATTGTACTGGGGTCTCTGGCTGTTGTTTCTGCCATTGTCATTCAGTTCCTTCCAGAGAGTTTTGGACGATCTTTACCTGAAACCATTGAACAGATGCACAAGTGGGAAAG AATGAAGTGTCCATGCATCACTAAGAAAGAAAAACCCAGTGCAGTGGTTCTAGAAACTAAGCTCTga